The Bombus huntii isolate Logan2020A chromosome 2, iyBomHunt1.1, whole genome shotgun sequence genomic interval CActgtttataaatatatgaaaacaCAAAACAGACCTTATAGTATTAATGACTTAGTTtcaaatcttcataacgaatATGGCAAAACAGCTGTACAAAAAGCTATAGATAAATTGGTTGCTGAAGGaaagatatttgaaaaagtaagatattcattattaatataagagTACATTAATTTAACCAAAAGATTTTTGCATCAGGTTTATGGAAAACAGAAGATCTATTGTCCAGTGCAGGATACATCTCACGATATGGATGAATTAATGAGGATGAACAGAGAATTACAAAGTCATGCTAATGAAGTTGAAGGCAAGTATCAAGAGCTTCAAGAAGAAATTAAAGTACAGGAGGCTTTATTGTTATCTATAAAGTCCTCCATTACAATCGAAGAAGCAAAGAAACAGAAAGTTAAGCTTAAAGAAAGAATTGAAGTATTGACAAATAAATTGGATGGACTAATGGAAGCAAGTGGTACTGAAGATTTAACTGAAACCAAAAGAAAAGCAGAGGAAGCACTAAATGAATATTCACGTGAATATTCAAAACGGAAACGCCTATGCACTGATATTTTAGATTGTATATTGGATAACTATCCTAGTAGTAAAACAGAGTTATACGAGGAAATAGGAATAGatctaaaaattgtttaatgaCACGTGTGTTATAAATTctttaatgtaataaaatataaattgtacttaacattatcaattttattttatttatatgtgaggtatatgtttgtatatatatttgtatatatatttgtatatgtatttgtatatgtatttgtatatgtaataatttagattaatttatattataagcTATTTTCTAgtaactaataattattgttataaGTCACTTTTTGTGTAATTTatagatttatttattataatactttataaatgataaaattatttatttatatttgcagATGGTAATGTACATCTCTATAACTTACCGTAACATATGGATTTTAATGCTTTCGTATTATACTCTATGTGTATTCTATTCATACACATTGTCActtgataaaaattattattctacttcatttatattactttaataaacatattattatttaatattcaatttctattttttatgcAGAATATTTTTCCTCCATTATTTCTGTTTCTCTCAGCACATATCATTCATTAAGATATATCTATTATAAGggaaatagaatattttatataaaatataatggtgtatataaatgttatatagAGACATGCATAACATACTCCACCATAGGATTTTTTATATCAATCATTAAGAAACATTAATTTTTCTGTCAACAACTGTCTTATCACCATGGCTTTTGATGATtcgttataaagatatactTAGCTGTATCTTCATTAAAATAAGTTATGCGAATTGATATatgaatttcaattaatttaaaaaaaatttatatggaGTGTATATTCGAAATTCCTATTTGCGATatgctaataataattaatagttAATTATTAGAGACATATCTGTTTATCTAGCATCTGGGGTATATAGTAATTAATGTGACCAACACAAACATTACAAAATCAatttatatgtaaatgtagttaagagataataaaattagttGTTAAGGGATAATAGATCAAACCGAGTCTGTTAAGAGATAATAGTAGAATAAGTTGTTAAGGGATAATAGATCAATTCAGGATTGTTACATGGTAGTAGGTCTTAAGTACAATAAAGTGgtatatatttctttagaaaagccttataataaaaagaatattaataatataataaaggAATGAGAAAACTATAGTCgatcattttattaaattgacattatacaaaaaaaagaaacgagaaaattttctaaaatttgtctttcaaatatgtacatttgtatcacaatatattatatccAATGAATGAATACTGtctacaaatattaaattatctttTCCCAATTATCAACACTtaaacataataatataaaatataagtaGTTGAAACATATCTATACTATCAGAGACAGTCCAAAGATAATTTCAGTATTCTTTTAAGAAAATTGTCTCAGTTTAGCgatttaatttgtataaaagaTTCACAAAAATAAACTAGCAAAAAGGGAACGCACGGTTCCATCGTATAATCACCATTTATTTGCCTTGCactataattttcattattttaggGGAAGCTCGTTTTTTGGCGTGCACTTGCGCGTTCGTACTAATACGCATGTATCGTATTTCTATCGTAACACAAAAGTCTCCCGCGCGATGCATCGAATAAATATACGATCGAATCTATCAGATACATTGATCGAACATTTTTGTTCGTACTCGACGTATTTATAACTTCACACCTGTTGTCTGTACAAAGCTCCTGCGGTACTATCGTAAACAATTATCGTATCGCGGAATTATTGcatcagaaaagaagaaagaaagaagacaagaaaaagagaagagaaagtaGAAAGGACGAAATTATACTCTGGGTAACACAGTGAGATTATGTAACTActtaataaattgaattatacATTCGTTTTTCATGTGGTTTCGACCGGGAGCGCATTTAAGAACTTGGTAAGATGTCCGTCTTTTAAAGATAATGCTGACCGAACGACATCGTAGATCACATGATTCGTCTAAGTCCCAATCTCTCAATGGAGAATATGGTCTGCTCGATGAGCTGAACGCGTGCTGAGTGCGCGCCGAGTGTTCGATTTCGGATCTGTGGTGGTCTCTGGATGCGTAGCCACGTGAACTCCTTAACGAACAGGAAGGACTACGTTCAAAGTTGCACATCAAGCGGCGCAGATCGTCTTTAGGGACGCGCAGCAGCGGCTTTTCACAGATTGCAAATGGCACAGCCATGTCCTCAGCCTGTCAATCAGCTCCGCGCAATCTGACCCCACGTCCGTGCACTCATCGTCCTCTGGttctaaaaagaaatataatcatcaatataaaaaattcgGTATTCACACTGGGATGTAATGTTTATTGTAGGTGTGAAAATATACGATTGAATTTAATGTGTAGGTGATTTtacagaaaaaaaattcaaattaatacGCTACTCGGAATTAGTAGTGTACTACTAACCAACCagtaatatttttctgtaagAGTGATTTCCAGGAGTTAAGATTTTAAACTAATATTTTCATGTGGAAGTTTTTATGgtattaaaggaaatatttttagaattcaAATACGTgtgtatttgttatatttgtttAAACAAATGTTAAGAATAGCTGTGAGGAGTTTCAAGAATTTATGCACACCGTTAGTAAAGTAAGACACAAAACTCATTACTTAATAAAACTTGTATAACACTTTAAGAACATGATTGATGTTTATGtttaatgtataatattatgtaCAAGTAAAGAAAACCTGAAATGAATTCTAACAAATATGTTGATATAAAACATTCACCCAGAAGCCGAAAACAATTACTCCAATGAACAGAAAAAGACAccaagaattcaaaatatacatttaacACAAGATTCGTTACCCAATGGAATAGCCGTAGTACATACatggaaatataaaaaaaaaaaaaggaaaacaaacGTCGGTAAAGCTGTacagagaaacgaaagatATTCACTGTCTCACAAGTGAATTGCACGAGTCAGACTACGAGGAACTCTGACGATGAAAAATGCGACGTGTCAGTTTGTCACCATTTTAAATCACTTCGTAGCGTTTTAACGGCTACGCTATTCATTAACAATGATTACGATAAATGGTTGAATACATAAAGTaaaatagcagagaagaaatagaagaacgcctatgtataataacaaaaatacttAATTTCAtcgtatataaaataataagaaagatgaagcaagaaaaatagaataaagcGAGAATAgacaagaaaaatatatcgagACGATAAGGTTTAATCAGATGATCGAcagaaaaaataaagagaagGTTCTCGTAACTCGAGAAGAAAGCGAGTATCGTCGTCTTTTGATACAGATTTCTCTTACCGCGAGCATCGTTTTGAGGCCCGTTCTGATCCTTTTCGTCTGCTGTTGCTAACACCATGCTCACCGTGCCCTTATGTCTGAACGGGCTAATTTTCGGATAATTCAGATCGTTGATCTTTGATATCGGACTAACTGTATAGTACGAATAATTCCTAGTAGTAGTACCACCAGCGTATCCGTTCTTACTATAACTAGCATCGTTACTAATATTTACTTTAGTCTTGTATTTATTGACGTACAGATAACTGGCAGTGGTGTAGGTGTATTTGGTCGCCGGGGTAGTGGCGAACGATGTGACGCGTTTGTAAGGATTGCTCGTCGACGAGAAGAGATTCGACGACGGCGAGGAGTATTTAAATTTCGATTGTGGCGTGCTGTATGTCGTCGATTCCCACGGATACCTGTGTGACATAGCATTATGGGATTATCGAAGGGACCAGGTGATCTGTTTGGATTACTCTCGAAAATTCGGAAAATATTTGCTATTTGATTAGGCGGTCGCCAAACACGGGTGAAAATTGTTGTTTATTAAACAAAGTTGAGCATTAGAATCTTTGCAGTGCGTGTTATAATAGTAAATATTTGAACGACGATTTGGAAATGCATGCTGATTACCTGAAACATGTTTACTAGTTatgataataattacatattttgaTAAACAGAACGAAGAGACATCGAAGTGCATTAATTCGATTATCTTATCTGAatgataattatttacatattaccAACTATAACGAATGCCACGAAATTATAGATccttaaataatatttatgtaggTTTTACGTATATTCAGAATATTACCTGTAGTCTGTGTTGTTATATTGAGCATACAGAGGCCGATTGTTGGCTGTCGGGTTGAAACTGCTATCTCGGCGCAcgtacgttggaatgttttgCGTATAATCTGGGATAATATTTTCGTGTTCGGCCACGCACTTTCCGTTTAGGCAATACTACAATTTTTAACAGGATCACAATCAACAGTTTGATAAAAAGGAagcagaataaaatattttttcccaATTcttaatataacatatatatgttACAAATTCGTCGTACGAAtcacttttatttaaattatttacctGACCGTCTCCGCAAGGAGAACCTTCGGCCGCTGGACGATATGCCACACAATATCCTGAGCCAGCGTCAAAGCAAAATAGTTGAGCACAAACTCTGTCGTCTTTCTAAAACGTGAAATAATCGTTTCATTGATATAACACCAACGATGCAATGGATAAAAAAGATACACGTTGATCGACGTTGTAATGCAAAGCTTACGAAACAGGCGCTCGTTCCACGATCTTTCCGACATTGCGCATccaacgaaagaagctttccaGGTAAAACTCTAGGAAGAGCTTCGTCTTCGTGAGGTGCGTTGTACAAACACGTTGCTGTGTCGCCGCTGGAATAGAGATATCGACACATCATTTATTTGCATATAATAACGAATTCAAAAAGTATTAATAAAGTAGTaccaattattttaaaaaattaaggaAGTTCATTTATTCTACGgagatttaattgaaataatatcgAAGACAGAGGTTCATAAACCACGAACGAATGAATCATACTTCAAGAAATGATGAAACGACGATACGCTGCAATGGGACCACTTAAAGCCTTTCTCTGTGTGTCTGAGATCGCTCATTATGTAGCCATCCTCCCAACGACATTTTTCGGCTCCTGGTCCTCCGAGATAGCTAGGTGGCGGTGAGCCATCGTGAACTGCGCCCAGCCTACGATATTCGCATTTCAATGTCATTTTACGTCCCATTCAAATCAACATTTTTAACGCaaatcaatattatttttagggAACTACGGTTGCTACAAATTTCCAACAATTTGGCGAAAAACAAACAAATGTAAATGAAAACGTGAACTTTATTCGGtcgaagaaatttctttctacaaatcatgaaaaaataaaacagaaataggctaaaaattaaaatcaaagttCACGCAACCAGTTCTTACCActaatatcgaataaaatgatttttctttaattttataaaatttatttaattttaatagcGAAAGACGGTCACGTGAATTTTGATTTTAACTTTTGGTCTATCtctgtttcattttttcataatttatagAAATCGATGTTTTGAAAAGTAATAATGATTTCTATAGAAtgttaatacattttttaagaaGTCGAAATAATCAGAATTGTCTTATACGATTAAATTTGTGTTAttgatgaaattttacaagttacAAGGTACAAATTATCAATGTTAACAAAATCTCCTTGTATAACAGTAATAAGTTTactaataaaacaaacaaaataaatgaaaaataaaataatctatCCCTGACTGTTCTATAATATTTgactgaaaattataaaattgtaaaagagaAGTTTACGTTGTGCAACTCGTAACTTATCAATTTACtcgttaatttaaataacCACAATTTACAAcacgattttcgaattttctatAGAAATGACAAAATATTCAAGCGATAATGGACTTACAAATGACCAACTTCGTGGGCTGCAACGATAATTCCGCTAAATCCGCCTGTGTCTTCGATAATAGCGACCGAATTCACCTTTTCCAGACGCTTATTCACGACACAAGCTCCACCCACATACGCGAATCCTGAATAAAGATACATGATCACTTTGGAACGTTTTCCGTCCTTATGTACAGGgtgtaaaaatgttaattgAAATGTTAATGGCACTACTAAGTTCGTTATTCAATATGGACTAACAAAAAAGCTGCATTTTTAGCAAGTTAAATTAATACTAGTAATACGAAATACGTGAACGTATCTTCAACTTTGAGAACGTAAAATAAGAAAGTAAAAACTCGACCTCAATTTATTAGTCTATActatagtaatattattagcgttattacatatacttgatagaagataaaaagatttaatcatttttaaagTAGTTTTAAAGTAAGTCAATATTGGcaaattcttattattatttcatttggaAATAAGTTATTAACAACATCATTAACAATAACAAGTTTGTAATATCTGCTGAATATAATTGCCATTAAACTAATTAACTGCAGATCAAATAAAGTCATTTATACAGTCAATTCTCGGTTTAATTCACGATCgatgtattaaaatttaccacttaaataattaaaacctCAACGTCGTCCaatcaaatataaaatctCCAATTCAAATGCCAATACATTCTTTTCTAATAACGAAACTCTATCGCGATTAGATAGCAAATGTGAATGTTCCGAAATAATCTGTCGTATTTGAAGCAAGGCCGAACTACATCACGATTCTGATCAATCTGAAATAATTGtatcgaatattatataatgttGAACCGGCAATGTAGAAACGTGAATGTACATATCGTAATTGAATCATATAAAATAACTGGATCAGTGGTGCAAGACAACAACGATATTTTGTAACTGTATTACGAACAATCACAAGCCATGTTCTAAATCTAACACAATAGAGTATTACGAAACTTCTAGTATAGCGTGAGTCTTTTGgaaagtacatatatattctaAACTATCGTTGAAAGTTGGCTGGATTAATGACttgaaatttgaatatacTATAATCGAAGCCGCGATCGTACCGTGAAAGGAAATTCAAATTCGATTATGAATGCACTATGTCGAAAGAACAACTGTATCGTGATAATTCAAGTTTGTAGATATCGTAACGGAATCACGACTTGATCGCTAATATATAACTGCAGTTTGAAAGTGCTTACTGCAAGCAACCGTATTGCGACTGCATTGGCAACGTGAATTAAACTTGAATTATGAAATCATTTGGCTATCCATCAGATCGTGAAGATCGTCCATTCTCAAAAACGAAGACACGTTCTTTGGTAAGATGTTACCAGTACTGTTATTAGATACGAAATTCTAGCAAATATTTAGCGGCAGTATTAATCTGTTTAATTAAATACTCGTTTAGTAAGAGAAAGCTGGAAAATAACTTGGCTTTTTCTTAGATTGGCACGACATTCcttaaaaaatttttacacAACTTTTTATACTCTTTCGAAAAATTCCATGTACATTAAAtacgtatttttaaaataattctaataTATTGCGTACAACGAGAATCGAACATGGTTTTGGTATGGCCATGGCATTTCTTCAGCTTAGGTTTCATACATTGCAATGAAATTTGCACAATTGTTAAATAATGCCTCAATACGtcttttgaatatttatttgaatataaataaaacaataagaTACTATGTCCAAAAGAAGTATTAAggtattatttaataattgtgcaaattTTATTGCAATATACGAAAGCTAAGCTAAGCTAAACAAATACGTATACATGAAAATATCCAAAAATAGTACAAATTTGATGAATGAAATTTAGCTAATGACAgagacgtaatacgtttaatttattacagGAAGATTAAACGTAGTTTCAAATAACTCTGAATTAATCGCATAAATTTACTCTATTTGGCTACTAAATGAAATTTACTATACTGAATTTATTAATGTATCCGAGATGCAATCTGAATCATGTGGTCGAAACTTTTGTTTTCGTAGGAACTTTTTAAGAAACGAGTGCCCATTTGAGAAAAGATCGTAGCTGATTAATAGAGTAGCATGCAGCTATTAATTTACGTCGATCGATTAACCGAGGATTTCGAAATAACTTAAAACTTCATCTACCGTGAAGATCGATTTAAAGATCGTGTTCCCTCAACGAGAATTTCCAGTATTggggaaaaaggaataatCTCTGCGGTATTAATCTCTACGATATTCCTTTGTTCGGCTTATTTTTCACTTCTAACGCGATTCTCGATCGCTTCGACTTGAATAAACTTACCAACCGTGGTCCTCGTCAGTAATGCAGCCAAAGAAACAAGAAGGAGGTGTGAATGATTCAAAAGAACGACATAGCGAGTGTGAAGATGATAAGGATATACTGCCGTGTTAAGTCAAAAGGTCGCATCGGCACACTTTCGTTTAAATCAAACCATTGCCGCCAAGTAGTAGACAAATAGTTcatctatgtatatattaaataagaaaGTTGTGTTTGCATTGAAACTAAAGATGGAACAGTTTATATTTCGGTTGTTATGTGAAATCGATACCTGGTTGTTAAATACTAAAAgttattttttactaaatactAAAACCATTTTTCCACCGGATACGCCTACTCGAATTAATACGGCAATATAAAAgtagatatatttttcaaattattcttagACCAACGAGGTACCATTAGGATCGAACGATCAATTTGATAATATTCCGTGGTAAAGTGTATATAGAAAAGTAATTGCAAACGATCGATTGTACAAATGCCAAGGTCGTGTACGATTTATGTACATACGTGTGTACGTGAAAcacaaacacacacacacaaaataGGAAACCGTAGCCACTGTGCAAAAAAGTGAATGAACAGAGAAGATTTAAAAACGGAAAATTGTGgaataagaaattatttttactttttaaacctcttttctcttctttttttttgtttaggACAGGTATAATACCGCTTTCGTTTTCGCTCGTATATATACGTTCACAGTGAGAATCAGGAGAGTGAAAGACAGAGTGACAGTGTAAGTGAAGGAGAGAAAGGCATACTTGTATCCCAGACTAAGAAAGGTGAGATCCAGAAACAAGAAAACACGCGTGGCAAGCCGCGATAGAATGTTTCACGCTCAGCTCGAGGGAAGTTTTGATCGGTGTTTTTTGTCCagccaatttttttttctcgcgATAATCAAGTTCAAACACAGAGTGAAGAAGTTCATTCAAGCTATTAGAGTGAAAACAAACAGGATAAGTATAGATAAAAGCAACGTAGACGAGTTTGAAATGCTATACTATTCGAGGTTTTTTCAAAATGCGGCATTTTCTTGGAAATATAATTCCAGTGTTTTGCAGAGGATATTAATGTAATAACTAGTTCGAAGTAAAATCGAAACGAAATGAAGTTTCGATCGTAAATAGTAAATGGAATAAGTCGACGTTTAATTcgatacataattaattaaatgtatgtTAAGA includes:
- the LOC126878281 gene encoding homologous-pairing protein 2 homolog, which codes for MTDTVYKYMKTQNRPYSINDLVSNLHNEYGKTAVQKAIDKLVAEGKIFEKVYGKQKIYCPVQDTSHDMDELMRMNRELQSHANEVEGKYQELQEEIKVQEALLLSIKSSITIEEAKKQKVKLKERIEVLTNKLDGLMEASGTEDLTETKRKAEEALNEYSREYSKRKRLCTDILDCILDNYPSSKTELYEEIGIDLKIV
- the LOC126878275 gene encoding A disintegrin and metalloproteinase with thrombospondin motifs 4 isoform X1; protein product: MIRALVLLCMAVLPLVRCHKIHEHMTREEMLSVFHTGHESVPTYEVIPVLHSMHKRSTEKPEIHLKAFGKDISLSLKPTEGLLTANHLPMWTVTKNASQPGGLHYEKVTNADVDIGDIYQDTTNMASILLHRDANGKVLVDGNIGAELVIRPLPDRILNEVVNKNSNLHGEELLPNVTRSKGNLKRTSHHVVYKKVTRPNGDEYSDFTLMEPDHLAKRYRSKRSIAARTKREAPYVIYPEILCIVDYDGYRLHGGDNVQIKRYFVSFWNGVDLRYKLLKGPKIRISIAGIIISRGRDATPYLERNRVGRDAIDSAAALTDMGKYLFRERRLPVYDIAVAVTKLDMCRRQYANDVCNRGTAGFAYVGGACVVNKRLEKVNSVAIIEDTGGFSGIIVAAHEVGHLLGAVHDGSPPPSYLGGPGAEKCRWEDGYIMSDLRHTEKGFKWSHCSVSSFHHFLNGDTATCLYNAPHEDEALPRVLPGKLLSLDAQCRKDRGTSACFKDDRVCAQLFCFDAGSGYCVAYRPAAEGSPCGDGQYCLNGKCVAEHENIIPDYTQNIPTYVRRDSSFNPTANNRPLYAQYNNTDYRYPWESTTYSTPQSKFKYSSPSSNLFSSTSNPYKRVTSFATTPATKYTYTTASYLYVNKYKTKVNISNDASYSKNGYAGGTTTRNYSYYTVSPISKINDLNYPKISPFRHKGTVSMVLATADEKDQNGPQNDAREPEDDECTDVGSDCAELIDRLRTWLCHLQSVKSRCCASLKTICAA
- the LOC126878275 gene encoding A disintegrin and metalloproteinase with thrombospondin motifs 4 isoform X2, yielding MIRALVLLCMAVLPLVRCHKIHEHMTREEMLSVFHTGHESVPTYEVIPVLHSMHKRSTEKPEIHLKAFGKDISLSLKPTEGLLTANHLPMWTVTKNASQPGGLHYEKVTNADVDIGDIYQDTTNMASILLHRDANGKVLVDGNIGAELVIRPLPDRILNEVVNKNSNLHGEELLPNVTRSKGNLKRTSHHVVYKKVTRPNGDEYSDFTLMEPDHLAKRYRSKRSIAARTKREAPYVIYPEILCIVDYDGYRLHGGDNVQIKRYFVSFWNGVDLRYKLLKGPKIRISIAGIIISRGRDATPYLERNRVGRDAIDSAAALTDMGKYLFRERRLPVYDIAVAVTKYDMCRRRKGGRCTKGTAGFAYVGGACVVNKRLEKVNSVAIIEDTGGFSGIIVAAHEVGHLLGAVHDGSPPPSYLGGPGAEKCRWEDGYIMSDLRHTEKGFKWSHCSVSSFHHFLNGDTATCLYNAPHEDEALPRVLPGKLLSLDAQCRKDRGTSACFKDDRVCAQLFCFDAGSGYCVAYRPAAEGSPCGDGQYCLNGKCVAEHENIIPDYTQNIPTYVRRDSSFNPTANNRPLYAQYNNTDYRYPWESTTYSTPQSKFKYSSPSSNLFSSTSNPYKRVTSFATTPATKYTYTTASYLYVNKYKTKVNISNDASYSKNGYAGGTTTRNYSYYTVSPISKINDLNYPKISPFRHKGTVSMVLATADEKDQNGPQNDAREPEDDECTDVGSDCAELIDRLRTWLCHLQSVKSRCCASLKTICAA